Genomic DNA from Cyanobacteriota bacterium:
GATGGATAGGTGATCTATTGTACTATTTAGGGCAATAGAGTTAGCAGTGATATGACCTTGGCTAGTTGCATCTAGGAAGCTAGGTAAGTATAGCCCCGCAGGCTATTTTCATAGGTCTGGAGGAGCAACTGAGCCTCTTCTAACGAGATACGTTTCTCCTCTAAGGCCTGTTCTGACTGTTGGCGAATGCTTTCTACCAAGTCTTCAGAGTCATATTGTACATAGCTTAGTACCTCCGACATGGTATCACCTTTAACCACATGTTCAATGCGATAGCCCTCTGGTGTAAGTTTGATGTGTACAGTGTTCGTATCGCCAAATAGGTTATGCAAGTTTCCCATAATCTCTTGGTAGGCACCGTTGAGGAACATACCGAGGTAATAGGGTTCAGGACTAGTGGACTGGTGAGTACCGTCATTGGCGGGATAGCGCAGGGGATGCAATTCTAGCACCGATTTGACATCAGTGAGGTC
This window encodes:
- a CDS encoding arginine decarboxylase, which codes for NIMASIYYINLSVFQSAPDSWAIDQLFPIMPIHRLDEEPTCRATLADLTCDSDGKIDKFIDLTDVKSVLELHPLRYPANDGTHQSTSPEPYYLGMFLNGAYQEIMGNLHNLFGDTNTVHIKLTPEGYRIEHVVKGDTMSEVLSYVQYDSEDLVESIRQQSEQALEEKRISLEEAQLLLQTYENSLRGYTYLAS